The following are from one region of the Zonotrichia leucophrys gambelii isolate GWCS_2022_RI unplaced genomic scaffold, RI_Zleu_2.0 Scaffold_1503_10574, whole genome shotgun sequence genome:
- the LOC135442158 gene encoding uncharacterized protein LOC135442158 has product MMSETEASGTPPSPNQDPQPTPIKPNQHPQLIPIKPNQYPQLTHPQLTAIKPNQYPQLTPIKPNQYPQLTHPQLTAIKPNQYPQLTPIKPNQYPQLIPIKPNQYPQLTHPQLTPIKPNQYPQVTHPQLTAIKPNQYPQLTHPQLTAIKPNQYPQLTAIKPNQYPQLTPIKPNQYPQLTHPQLTAIKPNQYPS; this is encoded by the exons ATGATGTCTGAGACTGAGGCATCAG GAACCCCACCCTCTCCTAATCAGGACCCCCAGCcgacaccaatcaagcctaatcagcacccccagctgataccaatcaagcctaatcagtacccccagctgacacacccccagctgacagcaatcaagcctaatcagtacccccagctgacaccaatcaagcctaatcagtacccccagctgacacacccccagctgacagcaatcaagcctaatcagtacccccagctgacaccaatcaagcctaatcagtacccccagctgataccaatcaagcctaatcagtacccccagctgacacacccccagctgacaccaatcaagcctaatcagtacccccaggtgacacacccccagctgacagcaatcaagcctaatcagtacccccagctgacacacccccagctgacagcaatcaagcctaatcagtacccccagctgacagcaatcaagcctaatcagtacccccagctgacaccaatcaagcctaatcagtacccccagctgacacacccccagctgacagcaatcaagcctaatcagtaccccagctga